The Anticarsia gemmatalis isolate Benzon Research Colony breed Stoneville strain chromosome 29, ilAntGemm2 primary, whole genome shotgun sequence genome window below encodes:
- the slmb gene encoding beta-transducin repeat containing E3 ubiquitin protein ligase slmb isoform X1, whose product METERMIEDTIPPQVTSITCVDSGVRPMPSSAAYAAERDACLNYFSRWNETDQVEFVEQLLARMCHYQHGHINAYLKPMLQRDFISMLPKKGLDHVAENILSYLDASSLCAAELVCREWLRVISEGMLWKKLIERKVRTDSLWRGLAERRGWIQYLFKPKPGCQHPSHSFYRQLYPKIIKDIQSIEDNWRMGKHNLQRINCRSENSKGVYCLQYDDNKIVSGLRDNTIKIWDRKTLQCVRELQGHTGSVLCLQYDERAIISGSSDSTVRVWDVNTGAMLNTLIHHCEAVLHLRFCNGMMVTCSKDRSIAVWDMTSTTEIMLRRVLVGHRAAVNVVDFDEKYIVSASGDRTIKVWNTSSCEFVRTLNGHKRGIACLQYRERLVVSGSSDNTIRLWDIECGQCIRVLEGHEELVRCIRFDNKRIVSGAYDGKIKVWDLPAALDVRTPHQDLCLRTLVEHTGRVFRLQFDEFQIVSSSHDDTILVWDFLNYGGASPAPAPLARPHDLERDRDREHELYD is encoded by the exons GTGACGTCGATCACTTGCGTGGACAGCGGGGTGCGGCCCATGCCGAGCAGCGCCGCGTACGCAGCCGAGAGAGACGCCTGCCTCAACTACTTCTCACGATGGAACGAAACGGACCAG GTGGAATTTGTGGAGCAACTCCTGGCACGCATGTGCCATTATCAACATGGACACATCAACGCGTACCTCAAACCTATGCTGCAAAGAGACTTCATCAGCATGCTGCCCA AAAAAGGTCTAGACCACGTGGCCGAGAACATACTGTCGTATTTAGACGCGAGTTCGTTGTGCGCGGCCGAGCTGGTCTGCCGCGAGTGGCTGAGGGTCATCTCCGAGGGTATGCTGTGGAAGAAGCTGATCGAGAGGAAAGTGCGCACTGATTCACTGTGGCGAGGCTTGGCGGAGAGACGCGGATG gaTCCAATACTTATTTAAACCGAAGCCCGGGTGTCAGCACCCGTCACACTCGTTCTACAGACAATTGTACCCCAAGATAATAAAGGATATACAGTCTATAGAAGATAATTGGAGAATGGGCAAACACAACTTGCAG aGGATAAACTGCAGATCGGAGAACTCAAAAGGCGTGTACTGTTTACAATACGACGACAACAAGATAGTATCAGGTTTAAGAGATAACACCATCAAAATATGGGATAGGAAAACATTGCAATGTGTCAGA GAGCTGCAAGGCCACACGGGCTCGGTGCTGTGCCTGCAGTACGACGAGCGCGCCATCATCTCGGGCTCGTCGGACAGCACGGTGCGCGTGTGGGACGTCAACACCGGCGCCATGCTCAACACGCTCATACACCACTGCGAGGCCGTGCTGCACCTGCGCTTCTGTAACGGCATGATGGTCACTTGTAGTAAG GATCGTTCAATAGCAGTATGGGACATGACGTCGACGACAGAGATCATGTTGAGGAGAGTGCTCGTGGGGCACCGCGCCGCCGTCAACGTGGTGGACTTCGACGAGAAATACATCGTCAGTGCTAGCGGCGACCGTACTATTAAG GTATGGAACACATCATCGTGCGAGTTCGTGCGGACACTGAACGGTCACAAGCGCGGCATCGCGTGCCTGCAGTACCGCGAGCGGCTCGTGGTGTCGGGCTCCTCCGACAACACCATACGGTTGTGGGACATCGAGTGTGGACAGTGCATACGAGTGCTTGAGGGACACGAGGAGCTTGTGCGTTGTATACG TTTCGACAACAAGCGGATAGTTAGCGGGGCGTACGACGGTAAGATCAAAGTGTGGGACCTGCCGGCCGCGCTCGACGTGCGGACACCGCACCAGGACCTCTGTCTCAGAACACTCGTG GAGCACACGGGCCGCGTGTTCCGGCTGCAGTTCGACGAGTTCCAGATCGTGTCCTCCTCCCACGACGACACCATCCTCGTGTGGGACTTCCTCAACTACGGCGGCGCCtcccccgcgcccgcgcccctCGCGCGCCCCCACGACCTGGAGCGGGACCGCGACCGGGAGCACGAGCTCTATGATTAG
- the slmb gene encoding beta-transducin repeat containing E3 ubiquitin protein ligase slmb isoform X2 produces METERMIEDTIPPQVTSITCVDSGVRPMPSSAAYAAERDACLNYFSRWNETDQVEFVEQLLARMCHYQHGHINAYLKPMLQRDFISMLPKKGLDHVAENILSYLDASSLCAAELVCREWLRVISEGMLWKKLIERKVRTDSLWRGLAERRGWIQYLFKPKPGCQHPSHSFYRQLYPKIIKDIQSIEDNWRMGKHNLQRINCRSENSKGVYCLQYDDNKIVSGLRDNTIKIWDRKTLQCVRELQGHTGSVLCLQYDERAIISGSSDSTVRVWDVNTGAMLNTLIHHCEAVLHLRFCNGMMVTCSKDRSIAVWDMTSTTEIMLRRVLVGHRAAVNVVDFDEKYIVSASGDRTIKVWNTSSCEFVRTLNGHKRGIACLQYRERLVVSGSSDNTIRLWDIECGQCIRVLEGHEELVRCIRFDNKRIVSGAYDGKIKVWDLPAALDVRTPHQDLCLRTLVHTGRVFRLQFDEFQIVSSSHDDTILVWDFLNYGGASPAPAPLARPHDLERDRDREHELYD; encoded by the exons GTGACGTCGATCACTTGCGTGGACAGCGGGGTGCGGCCCATGCCGAGCAGCGCCGCGTACGCAGCCGAGAGAGACGCCTGCCTCAACTACTTCTCACGATGGAACGAAACGGACCAG GTGGAATTTGTGGAGCAACTCCTGGCACGCATGTGCCATTATCAACATGGACACATCAACGCGTACCTCAAACCTATGCTGCAAAGAGACTTCATCAGCATGCTGCCCA AAAAAGGTCTAGACCACGTGGCCGAGAACATACTGTCGTATTTAGACGCGAGTTCGTTGTGCGCGGCCGAGCTGGTCTGCCGCGAGTGGCTGAGGGTCATCTCCGAGGGTATGCTGTGGAAGAAGCTGATCGAGAGGAAAGTGCGCACTGATTCACTGTGGCGAGGCTTGGCGGAGAGACGCGGATG gaTCCAATACTTATTTAAACCGAAGCCCGGGTGTCAGCACCCGTCACACTCGTTCTACAGACAATTGTACCCCAAGATAATAAAGGATATACAGTCTATAGAAGATAATTGGAGAATGGGCAAACACAACTTGCAG aGGATAAACTGCAGATCGGAGAACTCAAAAGGCGTGTACTGTTTACAATACGACGACAACAAGATAGTATCAGGTTTAAGAGATAACACCATCAAAATATGGGATAGGAAAACATTGCAATGTGTCAGA GAGCTGCAAGGCCACACGGGCTCGGTGCTGTGCCTGCAGTACGACGAGCGCGCCATCATCTCGGGCTCGTCGGACAGCACGGTGCGCGTGTGGGACGTCAACACCGGCGCCATGCTCAACACGCTCATACACCACTGCGAGGCCGTGCTGCACCTGCGCTTCTGTAACGGCATGATGGTCACTTGTAGTAAG GATCGTTCAATAGCAGTATGGGACATGACGTCGACGACAGAGATCATGTTGAGGAGAGTGCTCGTGGGGCACCGCGCCGCCGTCAACGTGGTGGACTTCGACGAGAAATACATCGTCAGTGCTAGCGGCGACCGTACTATTAAG GTATGGAACACATCATCGTGCGAGTTCGTGCGGACACTGAACGGTCACAAGCGCGGCATCGCGTGCCTGCAGTACCGCGAGCGGCTCGTGGTGTCGGGCTCCTCCGACAACACCATACGGTTGTGGGACATCGAGTGTGGACAGTGCATACGAGTGCTTGAGGGACACGAGGAGCTTGTGCGTTGTATACG TTTCGACAACAAGCGGATAGTTAGCGGGGCGTACGACGGTAAGATCAAAGTGTGGGACCTGCCGGCCGCGCTCGACGTGCGGACACCGCACCAGGACCTCTGTCTCAGAACACTCGTG CACACGGGCCGCGTGTTCCGGCTGCAGTTCGACGAGTTCCAGATCGTGTCCTCCTCCCACGACGACACCATCCTCGTGTGGGACTTCCTCAACTACGGCGGCGCCtcccccgcgcccgcgcccctCGCGCGCCCCCACGACCTGGAGCGGGACCGCGACCGGGAGCACGAGCTCTATGATTAG